TATAACTACAACAAAATTCTAGAGGAGGCGTCaggttgttgattttttttatttatcgtgTGATGACTAGCGTTTAAATatacttttgttatttttttttattcccaaCGTcttataagtaaaaataaatttttgtctataaattttcctaattatttttaaataaaatattttttgtctcatatATGATGTTATACGAACGAACTGCAcaatactattttttaaaggtaatttttttatttttaattttttttgtactatttTACACACCAACCAGCCATAAAAAAAGGTGATTTGATGACtgattgaatttgatttttttttaaagggacATGAAGTGCGAAGAAGAATGAAATAAATGGGAtgaggacgacgacgacgtgttgCTGTtgtgaagatgatgatgagaaatttttttttatgtaagaaGAATAAGTTAAGATATTATttgtgattttcaaaaaaatatctgagaGAGAAATAATTGTTGTTGCTGCACATTGGCTGTCCCAAGTTACACATCTACacgtttcaataattttaagtttgttgcattttttttaatttctactattgttgatggtttttttgttgtataaaaatgaaaaatttctaactatttctattttttttttatttttttattttttactgcaggaagaagtaaatttaaagaaaaaaaattaaacaatcgatattttttgtatctcttattatttttttttctttgtgattTATAAgtgaaaagtgcaaaaatgtttttttacatacaaaattcatgtgcaaattattttttttgtcaattaattgattgattgttcatttatttttttttaatattttctaatttttttagcatttataTCTATATCGGCAGtgattttgctctttttttgtactttttatacaaaaaaatattttttaaaaaaattaatataaaaaaatactgcttgacaaattttaatattaaataaaaataataaaaaaaattattttattatttttttaaatatttttgtcacgttttttttaataaaaaaaataagagattctacccttttattaattattaattttttttttaattgtatgagaaaataattataagaTAACCCAggccaataaattttaaaataaggctcaattatatcatttattatactaaaattattttaaattgaataataatttaaaattggtttaaaatatttaaaaagtacgCATTTTATGTACAATCAATCAAtcgtttttttgcatatttaatGTGTCATGCAGTCAAAAATGCTGCGAAATATGATTGTgttattaatgataattatttacaattttttgtttttttttcttcgttcaagagatacaaaaaatggcatgtttcgcaagaaaaattaatgaaaaaaaaattaaataaaataaaagtcaaaatttttctttgttaaaaaaaatataacattgaATCGTATTGAAAATGtccgtaaaataaattttacattcttCTTTCTCTCAATATCGTACATACAagatatataatataattaatcagtgatttataaaataacaatattcatcatgttgaataaataataatttatgctTACAAAAGAAAGGAAATTATACGATGAGgaaacttttcttcttttttgaatcaaaaaaaaaaaattataataacgGAAGGCGcgaataaatgataaaaatgtgGGAAGGGGTCGTcaactaataaaataataatttctaacCTGCTTCACTGTCACTTGAATCACTCGAACTAGAATCACTAGAGCTAGATGATGTTGAATCTGTAGTACTACTGCTAGATGATAGTCGATTGACGTGAGCGGCTTCCTTTGCAGCTTCATCtaaaacgagaaaattaaaaatttcaaattaattttttttaaaataaatatttttaaattagaaaatattgttaaaaatgtaaaaaaaaataaatttatgtttctaaaatctttttaaaaataaaaatatattcaaaaatatttttttctatttttaaaaataattaaactataataaaaatagaaaaaaatatttaaaaattttttaaagagaaagaaaataaatcttttgtattttgtaattaaaaaataaattataattttaaaaaaaataattttaaaaaaattatttttttttttatgaaaaaattttaaatttttttatttatttttatttaatttttaattttttttttaaataattttcaaaaattatttttttaaatttttttaataaaaattaatatttttatatttatttttaaaaattaattttaaaattaattaattttaattagttttcattttttttaatttttaaaaattattttttttttgattaaaaaaatttcttaagttttttttattaaaaaaaattattttaattaaatttaatttattttttaatttattaaaaaaataattctcctttaattttttttaattaaaaaaaatatttttttataaatagaaaaattacaaaatttttacctttcttGGTAGATTTTTTGGCGGTACCAAGTTGGCCAGTTACATCTTGTAAGCGTTTCTCTAGTTCTTGTTTCTTTTCCGCCATTTGTTCGTCCTTCGACTTTCCTGATACTTTTTTGTCTGTAACGAAacgatttaaaaagaatttgttaaaaattgtcgTCGACGACCTTTGAACACAAACAACTAGAAcgaaaaactactaaaattgaatgaagttagtaagaaaaaaaaagtttttttttaaagttaaaaattagtaaatttttttcattcttgattgaaatgaataaaaattaaaatttcatgcaacTAAAActaaacgattttttgtttataaaaaaactaaattgacGCAACGAACCACAACACTGTAGCATGGCCGCCAccataagaaaatatttttttttataaataaaataaatatttaaaaataaaccaagAATCCTTCACCATAAaagatatttataataaattatagccAGAGACAGgacagaagattttttttttataaatgtagaTACAAAATACCATGCTAAGAATTGTGCTTAGTTCATCCAATTAACAGACACTACTACTTTTGTCATGTTTTCGTGTGATTTTGTGTACAATTTCTCATGTAagggtgaaaaatatttacaaaaaacggaattttttgaccgatgatgatttttttgtgcgaatgtgcatttaaatttaattaaaaattttttaagtgtgttattttttgtgtttatgttttttttatgactttttgcaTTCactcttagttttttttttcttagcagTGTGTGTCATTGGGAACTTACAGTAAGGCTTACGAGTTTTTTTACGAAGACATGATGCCACATAGCTTTCCAATTCACGCAGTGTCGATGGTTTAAGTGTTTCGAAGTCGATTTCAATTTCATCCGGATTCGAATCGCGCAATGATGGTTCTCTACTTTGAATAATATGTACAACGCGTCCCAGTTTATCACCTGtgaaataaagatttttgttaaattttgagattttttcgttgaatttcgaaaatttacctGGCAATTTGTTAATATCAAGTGATAGTTGCCGTTTCTCATCGTATGACATCGGCTTGGCTGTGTCTTCTTCTTCCGAATCGTAATGAGGTATGGCAGGTGCTGCGGGCTGTGCGCCTTTTTTCTTGTTGGCACCGCGATTTCCGCCTTGGCCAGCGGTTGAGTTGCGTGCCTTCTTGTTGGGCGGAGCGCCTGCTTGTGCGGCATTCATTCCGGGGGCTCCGGGTGTGGCGCCAACGACGCCAGCAGCGCCTTTCGGGGCACGAGCACCCTTGTTTTTGGCCTTTGGTGCAGCTGGTTGTTGTAagcctgtgaaaaaaaattataaaaataaaattatttgtttaaaaatatataaatattttttttttgtaattttgcatcaaaaattttttttgttaaatttaaattattttttaatttttttttgatgttttttaaaatatttttaaaattttgctttaaaaaaatatttttttttaaattaaaaaaaaatatttttgtaattttgctttgaaataaattctttggatttttttattttaaaaattttttaaattttttttttaaatttttatgaaaataattttttttttagaattcttatgaaaaaaaatctgtaccaatttttttttaattctatatttttttttgctttggaacactaaaaattatttttttttaattcaaaaacttttaaaatttaaaaataattttaagcatattttgaaaaaaatttggaactttgttttaaaaaaaaaatatttttgctcaaaaaaaaaatttttgggtaatttttctttgagaaaaaattaatttcaatttgaaaacaaaaaaaaaatattttttaaaaatttttctgaaattaaaaaaaaattctcacctaAACCAAGAGCACCTTCGGGCACTCCGGGCATTGCACCAGCTTTTGCCTTCTTATCTTTTGGtactttcttcttcttttccttctttttctgCGCACCTTCCTCTATCAATCGTCGCATCTTGTCCTGCATTTCCAGCAATTGCTTTTCCAGCTGTTTCAGTTTGGCGTTCCGCTCCTCCTCCGAGTCAGAATCGAGGTCGGTATCATTGGAATCACTGtcggacgacgacgacgcctcGTTCGCCTTCACATGATGCTGCGCGATATTATTGACTGGCTCATCCGGTATGTTGGCGTACTTCATTTCGAAGACGTCCTGCAATTTGCGTCCCATCGCGACAACATCATGATCCGGCGGATTGTACTTGTAGCAATTTGTGAATATCAATCGGACGTCGCCGGCAAATTCTTGTGCGGTCTTGTACTCGCGACTATCCATTTTTCGCTTCACCGTGCCCAGGTCCATGGGTTTCTTGATGATGTCGTGATAATCGTGCAGCCCGAGCAGCTCGGCGTCGACGGGCTTGTAGAAGGGCCACGCATAGCCCGAATGCTTCTTCGAAAAGAGCTCTTTTAGGATTTCGTTGCATGACTTGAGGGCTTCGGATaacttttccttgtttttcgGTGGATACTGTGATGAGCCTTGACCAGTTAGGGGCGACATTGGATATGCGGAGGACTGGAATGGTGCAATATCCTAAAATTAATACACGATATTTGAGGTTTGATGTGTTTTTATGTGTCAtcgaattaaagttttttagaatttcaagtgaatttttttaatgaaaatgattttttttagcgggtttttagtaaatttttttttgtgtgatatgGAGTGTGACCTAAATGAtgatcaacaaacaaaaaattaaaacaagtgcaatatattaaaaaaaaaaatttatcaattgaagtcaaaaatagtgaaaaattatatttttttaaaaaaagtatcaggaaaaaaaatttttaattaattttttccttataaaaaaaggaaaattaaaaatcttactttgaaatataaaaataaaattaaataaaaatttattttatttttttccaaaatgtaattgattttttcgtctttgaagaaaagtttttaaaataaaaatattttttaatttgttttataattttaaaaatctttaaaaaaaatttttagaaattttaatgaatttttggaacatatttttaaagaaaaatatattaaataatttttaactacttttaaaaattaaaaaaattaaaatttttcaaaaaatttagtcaaaaactgccaaaaattaataaaaaattgtgaaatttcgaaaaaaaataaaattaaatttctaaaagatttttaaaataatatttttgataattgcaCTTGCCGAAgaggagagaaaaaatttactatcAACCCGCTTACCTTATTTACCTGTCTGCCAGATTCCCTTCGTGTGgcaatttttgcacttttgttCTCCATCGGTGCGCCATAGCCTTCAAATGCCGTTGCTGTGGGTGTCGTGGTGTCAGCCTTTCTCTTTACTCCCTTTTTGACTACTTTTGCGGGCGGTTGCGGCGGCAAAACACTCTCCATGCCCGGCTGCGACGTATTTACAAGGTAAGGAGCGCCGGGCGTCGCTCCCTGCGGAATCATAGATTGCTGATTGGTGAGTGTCGTGGCGGCATTATTGTGCGTCGCACTATTAGGAATTGCATTTGGGACTGCGGTAGTTGTCGTATTTGTGCTTCCAGGTACACTAGATGGCGGAATATTGGCAATCGGGGGAATATTGGCGCCTGGCGTGCCTGCGACAGTTGCGGGAGACGGCGTTCCCGGCACACTCGTTGACGTAACGGTGCCACTTAGTGCGCTGCCCGGACGAACTTTGCCGCTGCTGAGAGGAGTTTGCGGCGTTCCCGGCATCCCGGCGTTCGAAGGGCGCGGCGCTGTGGGTTTTTTCTTGCCCCCTTTCGCGGGAGGCTCCATTTCGACTTCGTCCTTTGGCATTGCCCCGATTTTGCCCAGGAAAACCTTCTCTAGTGCCTGCGCCATCACAACGACATCCTCGCCGGGCTTGTTGTACACGTAGCAGTTGGAGAACATCGTGTTAAAGTCCTGAATCGCCTCCTTGGCGCTCCAGTAGTAATTGTTCTCGAGGCGTTTCTTGATCGTGCCCAGGTCCATGGGCTGCTTGATTATCCGATGGTAGTCCGGTAAGTTGAGAGTTTTTGCATCGACGGGCTGCTGAAAGGGCCACGCGAATTGATGCTTCCAGACGGCTTTCATGacgtttttgcataaaaattgcagTTGGTTCGTGTTGCGCCCAGGGCGCTCTGGCGGCGGTACGACGTGTGGCTGAACGATTCCGTTTACCGGCTCAACGGGGATCTCGATGCGTGGTGGCGGCTCTTTTGATTCCATTTTTGGAGCAGTTGCCGTCTAcagaaaaagattatttttaacaaaatttgcaaatttacgattttgaaaaatgttttcgatttccaAAGTTTTAATCAACGCTCAGAAGATATTgagtattttacaaaaaaaatgacaatttactaaaatatatttttgaaattaaaatttttttttaatttttaatgaacttttaaaataaaaaataaagagattaaattcccgtaaattttaatttttttttaaatcatttaaattttttttattaaattaaaagttttgaaaaatttttttatccatttaaaaaaaacattttttttaaattttaattaaaattttaaattttatttaaaaaaaaattaaattctcgaTCGAACCacttaaaaaaagtgaaaaaaattgacgaaaaagaaaatttcgaatGTTTTGTGTGAAGTGatgaattttatagaaaaataatgaaattttagtaatttttttagaaaaaaatttcaatttttgtgaattcagttcaaatatttaaattttgtcactttttacaaattttagtgaaaattattcagtttgtaaaataatgtaggtaattttctttttttattgaaaaattttaagaaattattttaaattccattaaatttttaaagttttttttttattttgactaaaaaacgatcaactttgtcaaaaaataataaaaaaatatttagaaaaattcttaattggtgaaaaaaattaaaaactaaataaaatttaattttaaaataattaaatttttaatgaaaaatattttttttttcgtgaagaaaattattcattcttctgaattttcaaaaatattgcgCAAAAAAGCTCTTTagaatcgaaaacatttttttttacttatcgCTTTCATCACTTACCGGCACCGGCGTCGGTGTCGTTGTCACACTGTTTTCTGTTCCTGATTGCATTACACTTGTATTATCCAAAGGTTGGTTTTTAGCCGTCGTTTTAGATATCGTCGAATTGTCTGGATCAGATCTGTGTAACGAAGGAAGCGGCGCATTATTAGAAATGCCATTATTTGTCACACCGAGCCCAAATTCCTCATTTGCACACATATCGTAGTAGTTATCGAACCACGATTTGGCATTCGATTCCGCCAAACACGCGAACTCgtcaaaattcataattttttatttattttttgtatcactcggaaaaatactgaaattttttttattttatatcacaTTCGTTCACTCTTAACATGTcgttagtattttttatttttttgttccctctttttttctttcttttcgtttttttttcgtcgtcttctTTTTCATAAGATATAAGGGTTCAtcttatacacaaaaaaattcaggttGTTCACAGGTAGATTCAGTTGGTCTAGTTTTTgtacaacgacaacgacgacgtgcTTCATCTTTTCAAacctttttcttatttttttttattttgaacggatttgtttatttgtatTGGTGTCGAGTGCTGGTAATTCCTTCACACATCAACGCCATCTGGACAGACTTTTTATCCTTGGAATGGACATTTTTCGagacacattttaattttttttttgcagctttATGAAATCAAggtcagatttttttataattttaactcGTTCGTTCTGCAgtcacaatttttgattttacacTCGGGCGCTTTTTTTCgccaaatttttgtaacaatcgaattattttttttttcgaacacaaTGCTCACTTTAATAacactttcatttattttttctttttttcgtgggaattattttattattttttttttaatttaatttcagagatgaaagtaactttttttgggCAATAATAAACGGAGatgtcgagaaaaaaaaatggttagcgaaaaaaagcgTCGTTCGTCTCCTTTCATGTACCCTTGGTTGGTATTGGTGTCGAGTGTGCAATGGTGTTTagcacaaaaatacaaaaattgtcttaaaacAAACCGAAAAATCTTTCTACAGACGTACGGGGGCTTGTGtagtgatgatgataaaattttttgaaatatatacGGAGAAGAAACGCGCGCGCGATCGTCACAATCACATACAAACAACTGACAAAAGTACCCGATGAAGTGCAATTCACGAGGTAAATGCACACCAATACATCAAAATTCGTACAAATACACGCGCAGAGGGAAACTGGTTTCGGTTCGTGCTATTTAGGTCTAGTGCACTAACACATTTGCATCGTTGccagacatttttttcaatgttacaCACACCATCTCGCTCATTAATGAAAATGACGTCGTCTTTTTTCGGGCAAGTAGAGTTGTCTCGCTCACTCTTAGGGGCTTTGGGACATTGAAGCAGAAGAACAGCTGCATTATTGTACGTTAGAGCGAGAAAGATGGACAAATGCTCTGCGCAAAATCCATTTCtgactcattttttgttggtttccTCTTGAgtattggtatttttttttttttacggaatctcttttttttcgggaacgggtttttttttgtctcaaagaTTAAGTCATGCAGGTCTAAAATTGCTTCCAAAgtcccaaaaaaatatttttcaaatttttttggtataaaaaaattttagtcctTTTTTGCCGCCTTTCTGCCATCTTCCGTACATGCCATCCCATACATTCTCAAAACGTACCGAATCTTCCCGAATGTGACTTGTGCACATTTCATTGCATTTTATGCATTCTGTGTCGTCTTGTACGC
The sequence above is drawn from the Culicoides brevitarsis isolate CSIRO-B50_1 chromosome 1, AGI_CSIRO_Cbre_v1, whole genome shotgun sequence genome and encodes:
- the LOC134827583 gene encoding homeotic protein female sterile-like isoform X1, which translates into the protein MQSGTENSVTTTPTPVPTATAPKMESKEPPPRIEIPVEPVNGIVQPHVVPPPERPGRNTNQLQFLCKNVMKAVWKHQFAWPFQQPVDAKTLNLPDYHRIIKQPMDLGTIKKRLENNYYWSAKEAIQDFNTMFSNCYVYNKPGEDVVVMAQALEKVFLGKIGAMPKDEVEMEPPAKGGKKKPTAPRPSNAGMPGTPQTPLSSGKVRPGSALSGTVTSTSVPGTPSPATVAGTPGANIPPIANIPPSSVPGSTNTTTTAVPNAIPNSATHNNAATTLTNQQSMIPQGATPGAPYLVNTSQPGMESVLPPQPPAKVVKKGVKRKADTTTPTATAFEGYGAPMENKSAKIATRRESGRQVNKDIAPFQSSAYPMSPLTGQGSSQYPPKNKEKLSEALKSCNEILKELFSKKHSGYAWPFYKPVDAELLGLHDYHDIIKKPMDLGTVKRKMDSREYKTAQEFAGDVRLIFTNCYKYNPPDHDVVAMGRKLQDVFEMKYANIPDEPVNNIAQHHVKANEASSSSDSDSNDTDLDSDSEEERNAKLKQLEKQLLEMQDKMRRLIEEGAQKKKEKKKKVPKDKKAKAGAMPGVPEGALGLGLQQPAAPKAKNKGARAPKGAAGVVGATPGAPGMNAAQAGAPPNKKARNSTAGQGGNRGANKKKGAQPAAPAIPHYDSEEEDTAKPMSYDEKRQLSLDINKLPGDKLGRVVHIIQSREPSLRDSNPDEIEIDFETLKPSTLRELESYVASCLRKKTRKPYYKKVSGKSKDEQMAEKKQELEKRLQDVTGQLGTAKKSTKKDEAAKEAAHVNRLSSSSSTTDSTSSSSSDSSSSDSSDSEAGDEKQSKKKSSKKGSSPAVNTAPAAALSTTNPTVTTLPPSALPTDPALQQSQQQNSSGTTQPTHPQHTQSQSQATQNNPTVTQASSGVPNLTINPNLYPATLATSKNDSLTQNTNQSVPQQQAPSNTGSNVKTSISNSVMNNMNNTNSNSSNSASNAVPLPNPSPQSMKSEPVPLLSSHPQLLPITSSSSSASSGMIPNMNSLMQSAASQLQQHLTSGQQLNSLLSGNANAMKQAGGGVPTSGANANNTGNNGGGGVGAGNQSGMSDAAAALNANYMDQIELSLAQFEAKNNEMMNSLSHSSLMHDISLLKQDQLSSLQAQQNIMNQMSSQNLHMHLSNNGFGMDMAAAMNGLAPGLAPGMGMGMHLNSMASQMAPMFDPFNPLGKPPNYNNNPNNNASNANNVHGGNNGGGGGGANVGGQQGSGGKMKDEKYLGVRPLEDLMMNPNDKKMGGGGGNHGGGGHDVNNKMGGFGANNVKNANSWSSLASGSPQSTPKPKPPAMDTFQAFKKQAKEKEARQKLLEQQEIKRVQKEQAEKERQRQQEQIKAKQQQEQAEQALNNGRKMDQVSRADELKASPHANSQSPIASAVSAADKRAELRRMEQERRRREALSSQIDMNMQSDLMAAFEESL
- the LOC134827583 gene encoding homeotic protein female sterile-like isoform X3 — its product is MQSGTENSVTTTPTPVPTATAPKMESKEPPPRIEIPVEPVNGIVQPHVVPPPERPGRNTNQLQFLCKNVMKAVWKHQFAWPFQQPVDAKTLNLPDYHRIIKQPMDLGTIKKRLENNYYWSAKEAIQDFNTMFSNCYVYNKPGEDVVVMAQALEKVFLGKIGAMPKDEVEMEPPAKGGKKKPTAPRPSNAGMPGTPQTPLSSGKVRPGSALSGTVTSTSVPGTPSPATVAGTPGANIPPIANIPPSSVPGSTNTTTTAVPNAIPNSATHNNAATTLTNQQSMIPQGATPGAPYLVNTSQPGMESVLPPQPPAKVVKKGVKRKADTTTPTATAFEGYGAPMENKSAKIATRRESGRQVNKSSAYPMSPLTGQGSSQYPPKNKEKLSEALKSCNEILKELFSKKHSGYAWPFYKPVDAELLGLHDYHDIIKKPMDLGTVKRKMDSREYKTAQEFAGDVRLIFTNCYKYNPPDHDVVAMGRKLQDVFEMKYANIPDEPVNNIAQHHVKANEASSSSDSDSNDTDLDSDSEEERNAKLKQLEKQLLEMQDKMRRLIEEGAQKKKEKKKKVPKDKKAKAGAMPGVPEGALGLGLQQPAAPKAKNKGARAPKGAAGVVGATPGAPGMNAAQAGAPPNKKARNSTAGQGGNRGANKKKGAQPAAPAIPHYDSEEEDTAKPMSYDEKRQLSLDINKLPGDKLGRVVHIIQSREPSLRDSNPDEIEIDFETLKPSTLRELESYVASCLRKKTRKPYYKKVSGKSKDEQMAEKKQELEKRLQDVTGQLGTAKKSTKKDEAAKEAAHVNRLSSSSSTTDSTSSSSSDSSSSDSSDSEAGDEKQSKKKSSKKGSSPAVNTAPAAALSTTNPTVTTLPPSALPTDPALQQSQQQNSSGTTQPTHPQHTQSQSQATQNNPTVTQASSGVPNLTINPNLYPATLATSKNDSLTQNTNQSVPQQQAPSNTGSNVKTSISNSVMNNMNNTNSNSSNSASNAVPLPNPSPQSMKSEPVPLLSSHPQLLPITSSSSSASSGMIPNMNSLMQSAASQLQQHLTSGQQLNSLLSGNANAMKQAGGGVPTSGANANNTGNNGGGGVGAGNQSGMSDAAAALNANYMDQIELSLAQFEAKNNEMMNSLSHSSLMHDISLLKQDQLSSLQAQQNIMNQMSSQNLHMHLSNNGFGMDMAAAMNGLAPGLAPGMGMGMHLNSMASQMAPMFDPFNPLGKPPNYNNNPNNNASNANNVHGGNNGGGGGGANVGGQQGSGGKMKDEKYLGVRPLEDLMMNPNDKKMGGGGGNHGGGGHDVNNKMGGFGANNVKNANSWSSLASGSPQSTPKPKPPAMDTFQAFKKQAKEKEARQKLLEQQEIKRVQKEQAEKERQRQQEQIKAKQQQEQAEQALNNGRKMDQVSRADELKASPHANSQSPIASAVSAADKRAELRRMEQERRRREALSSQIDMNMQSDLMAAFEESL